A single region of the Acetivibrio cellulolyticus CD2 genome encodes:
- a CDS encoding efflux RND transporter periplasmic adaptor subunit, protein MCIILAMTLMLSGCGSTASTLSVSKNTEETVTIKKGEMQNTIDEIGTVVFDDVYNITSLTSGRILSADFKEGDKVSEGQVLYTIDSTEITNQIQATKISLEKASESLRQYKNAAADLGLFAKASGMVTKVYINKGDFVNPGTPIADIVDSNMLKLTVPFNLPANSGIHEGTSAEVILADSGLTVYGTVSKVYESSQAFDDGTSGVNVEIHISNPGAVKEGNQASAKIGAFLSLTSEPLKNRTNQSIVSTQSGEVENIYIREGSRVSVGTKIVQLKNSAVTNAINTAAISVKEISNSLSQLESKLGDYVIKSPIKGIVVNKYSKTGDIASALSPLSTIADTGRLYVDVDIDELYIKQISKGQKTKVLLEYGDTEYSGKVYRINDSGTEKNGVTYYTVRIALDNPEGLIDGMNVNVRIITGVKANAAYLPLKAVDNNTVKVKEGNKTVERDVKTGIKTKEYIEILEGLKPDDQVVIKLEK, encoded by the coding sequence ATGTGCATAATATTGGCAATGACTTTAATGTTGTCTGGATGCGGAAGTACAGCTTCAACGCTGTCAGTATCCAAAAATACGGAAGAAACCGTTACAATAAAGAAAGGTGAAATGCAAAATACAATTGATGAAATCGGTACCGTAGTGTTTGATGATGTGTATAACATAACTTCGCTTACATCTGGCAGAATCCTTTCCGCTGATTTTAAAGAAGGAGATAAGGTGTCTGAAGGACAGGTTCTTTATACAATTGATAGCACAGAAATTACAAACCAGATACAGGCAACAAAAATAAGTCTTGAAAAAGCAAGTGAATCTCTCCGGCAGTATAAAAATGCTGCTGCCGATCTCGGGCTCTTTGCAAAAGCATCCGGAATGGTTACAAAAGTGTATATCAATAAGGGCGATTTCGTGAATCCAGGAACTCCTATCGCGGATATTGTTGACAGTAATATGTTAAAGCTTACAGTTCCGTTCAACCTGCCTGCAAATTCCGGTATTCATGAAGGAACTAGTGCAGAGGTTATTCTTGCAGATTCAGGTTTAACTGTTTATGGAACTGTAAGTAAAGTTTATGAATCTTCACAGGCATTTGATGATGGAACAAGCGGTGTCAATGTAGAGATACATATCTCCAATCCAGGAGCTGTAAAAGAAGGAAACCAAGCTTCTGCCAAAATTGGAGCATTTTTATCATTAACCAGCGAACCACTTAAAAATCGTACAAACCAGTCTATTGTTTCAACACAGTCCGGTGAAGTAGAAAACATTTATATCAGAGAAGGCAGTAGAGTTTCAGTTGGAACTAAAATTGTGCAGCTCAAAAATTCAGCAGTAACAAATGCCATCAATACTGCCGCCATTTCTGTCAAGGAAATAAGCAACAGCCTTTCCCAGCTTGAATCTAAGCTTGGTGATTATGTAATTAAGTCCCCTATAAAAGGTATTGTAGTAAATAAATATTCAAAGACAGGTGATATAGCTTCGGCATTATCACCTCTTTCAACCATTGCAGACACCGGCAGGTTATATGTAGATGTTGATATTGATGAGCTTTATATAAAGCAGATAAGTAAAGGACAGAAAACAAAGGTTTTACTGGAGTATGGTGATACCGAATATTCAGGCAAGGTTTACAGGATAAATGATAGTGGCACAGAGAAAAACGGTGTTACTTATTATACTGTGCGTATAGCACTGGACAACCCTGAAGGTCTTATTGACGGAATGAACGTAAATGTAAGAATTATCACGGGAGTAAAGGCAAATGCGGCATATCTTCCGTTAAAAGCTGTAGATAACAATACAGTAAAAGTAAAAGAGGGTAATAAGACTGTAGAAAGAGATGTAAAAACAGGTATAAAAACTAAAGAGTATATTGAAATTCTTGAAGGGTTGAAGCCTGATGATCAGGTTGTAATCAAACTAGAAAAGTGA
- a CDS encoding 2-thiouracil desulfurase family protein produces MKKIDMLADTLKDQRSKKVVFVSHCLLNENTRYLGGAFRKGVVTEIIEKLIEEEVGIIQMKCPEQWAWGGVLKKLLWLSYSSEGTMLYSFKPVVLKLFMIYTKIVYKKLAREVFVMITDYLKSGYKVVGIIGVDGSPTCGVNTKLEMKKSFEYFARQKIATGRDEFNAGLYNECAVDGKGIFFEELQRRLDSKGIVLPIIAHSLIVEMKGEKTVIRHLQNDLKNQM; encoded by the coding sequence ATGAAAAAAATTGATATGTTAGCTGATACACTAAAGGATCAAAGAAGTAAGAAGGTTGTTTTTGTGTCTCATTGCCTATTAAATGAAAACACAAGGTATTTGGGAGGTGCTTTTAGAAAGGGAGTAGTTACGGAGATAATAGAAAAACTCATAGAGGAAGAGGTGGGGATAATTCAAATGAAATGCCCAGAACAATGGGCATGGGGTGGTGTGCTAAAAAAGCTTTTATGGCTTTCATATTCTTCAGAGGGAACAATGCTTTATTCATTCAAACCAGTAGTTTTGAAGTTATTTATGATCTACACAAAAATAGTATATAAAAAGTTGGCACGTGAGGTTTTTGTAATGATTACTGATTATTTGAAATCAGGCTATAAAGTAGTAGGTATAATAGGGGTTGATGGCTCACCTACTTGTGGAGTGAATACAAAATTAGAAATGAAGAAATCCTTTGAGTATTTTGCACGACAAAAGATAGCTACTGGCAGGGATGAATTCAATGCTGGTTTATATAACGAATGTGCTGTTGATGGAAAGGGTATTTTCTTTGAAGAGCTTCAAAGAAGATTGGATTCGAAGGGCATCGTTTTACCAATCATTGCACATAGTCTAATAGTGGAAATGAAGGGTGAAAAAACTGTTATTAGGCATTTGCAAAATGACTTAAAAAATCAGATGTAA
- a CDS encoding ISNCY family transposase: MVKLYKQISFADTFEECKDVFQNNKPKFLKLLSQHLDLSSLIPQDFYWSYHKTLGRDRKYSLSSMLSALVLQKILGIPTVSLLIIFLNLCHEAREFCGLPDVPHNSQFTRFKQDFVIYLENFFNHLVDITEPICQEINTTLASTIAYDTSGIETFVTENNPKFINSIIKKLKAFYKDKPDVDVYKMAYSLMPSSASANKEIKQLYINGYFCYVYKFGIITNGLGIPRHIAFLDSDFKKKHPEMHIEKKSDSPDEDKSISDSKSLKPVFADFFTLHPDFKPSTFLGDSIFDTCDTYTLLLDELKFQRALIPLNSRNSNPNLPPIKYNDDGWPLCSKDSSVPMKPNGWSREEGRIERFKWRCPQAKLIKGKWVTSCDNPCNGKPCGRVTFTSPAMDKRMYPGVIRGSDEWISDYKIRTVVEKNIQYLKEPMACGNLKTRDNLTIKADLYLAGITQLITVILADKIHEHKYIRSLKPLIA, from the coding sequence ATGGTAAAACTTTATAAACAAATTTCTTTTGCTGACACATTCGAAGAATGTAAAGATGTTTTTCAAAATAATAAGCCAAAATTTCTTAAGCTACTCTCACAACATCTTGATTTATCTTCGCTTATACCACAGGATTTTTATTGGTCTTACCACAAAACTCTAGGGAGAGACCGTAAATATTCACTCTCTTCAATGCTTTCAGCATTAGTTCTGCAGAAAATTCTTGGCATTCCTACAGTTTCGCTACTCATTATTTTTCTTAATTTATGCCATGAAGCCCGTGAATTCTGTGGCCTTCCAGACGTCCCTCATAACTCTCAGTTTACACGGTTCAAACAAGATTTCGTTATTTACCTGGAAAACTTCTTTAACCACCTTGTAGATATTACAGAACCTATTTGCCAGGAAATTAACACTACTCTTGCATCCACTATCGCTTATGATACTTCAGGTATTGAAACCTTTGTAACTGAGAATAACCCAAAGTTCATAAATTCTATCATAAAAAAACTCAAGGCTTTCTACAAGGACAAGCCTGATGTCGATGTATATAAAATGGCTTATAGCCTTATGCCTTCTTCAGCCTCTGCAAACAAAGAAATCAAGCAACTCTACATAAACGGCTACTTCTGCTATGTCTACAAGTTTGGCATTATCACCAACGGCCTCGGCATTCCAAGACATATTGCCTTTTTGGATAGTGACTTCAAAAAGAAACATCCTGAAATGCACATTGAGAAAAAATCGGATTCTCCAGACGAAGATAAATCTATTAGTGATTCCAAATCCCTTAAACCAGTATTTGCAGACTTCTTTACTCTTCACCCGGATTTTAAACCAAGCACTTTCCTTGGTGATTCTATTTTTGATACGTGCGATACCTACACATTGCTCTTAGATGAACTCAAGTTTCAAAGGGCTCTAATACCTTTGAATTCCAGAAATTCAAACCCTAATCTTCCGCCTATTAAATACAATGATGATGGTTGGCCACTTTGCTCTAAAGATTCTTCTGTACCAATGAAACCAAATGGCTGGAGCCGAGAAGAAGGAAGAATCGAAAGATTCAAATGGCGGTGCCCACAGGCAAAACTAATTAAAGGTAAATGGGTTACTTCTTGTGATAACCCCTGTAATGGCAAGCCTTGCGGTCGTGTAACCTTCACATCTCCTGCCATGGATAAACGCATGTATCCAGGTGTGATTAGAGGCTCTGACGAATGGATTTCTGACTACAAAATTAGGACTGTAGTAGAAAAAAACATTCAATACCTTAAGGAGCCTATGGCCTGTGGTAATCTTAAAACAAGAGACAACCTAACTATTAAAGCAGATTTATATCTCGCAGGTATCACACAACTAATTACTGTAATACTTGCAGATAAAATTCATGAGCACAAGTATATACGTAGTTTAAAACCTTTAATCGCTTGA
- a CDS encoding alpha/beta hydrolase, with amino-acid sequence MAFKFVKGTYKFHDEPNFNYQINRWVSFGDLPVEDVKCAAGRIKDLNDWKREFMALADKAGISGDVHKQAIYYRAVDFFLPYSDPQKLTIYNKLVGLLRESYKEYFENGSIIEKEVDYDGIKLPVYCVPNLNKMASKGTIVLTGGFDCYKEELIPVMIYFAQKGFDFYYFEGPGQGEVLQKYRYPMTYQWELPVKAVLDALGLNGITLIGLSLGGYLAPRAAVNEPRIKRVIAWGTMYDFYKVVSSRRGLGLELFINVMTALRMSTVFNFIVGMKMKKDAYTYWGIDHGMHVMGVNSPYKYFRKLRLFNTKKISHEIKQDFLLLAGSQDHFCDIKHFYKQSEKLTNVRTFTGRIFTASEHAENHCQFGNLQLVLDVMIRWIEGI; translated from the coding sequence ATGGCTTTTAAGTTTGTAAAAGGTACTTATAAGTTCCATGATGAGCCGAATTTTAATTATCAAATAAACAGATGGGTTTCTTTTGGAGATTTACCGGTTGAAGATGTAAAATGTGCTGCTGGAAGGATAAAAGATTTAAACGATTGGAAAAGAGAATTCATGGCTCTGGCTGATAAGGCAGGAATAAGCGGTGATGTCCATAAACAGGCAATATATTATAGGGCGGTAGATTTCTTTTTGCCATATTCAGATCCGCAAAAGCTGACTATTTATAATAAATTAGTGGGGCTCTTAAGGGAGAGTTATAAGGAGTATTTCGAAAATGGAAGTATTATTGAAAAAGAGGTAGATTATGATGGGATAAAGCTTCCGGTATACTGTGTGCCAAACTTGAACAAAATGGCATCCAAAGGGACAATAGTATTGACAGGAGGTTTTGACTGTTATAAAGAAGAATTGATTCCAGTCATGATTTACTTTGCTCAGAAAGGGTTTGATTTTTACTATTTTGAAGGACCAGGGCAAGGTGAGGTTCTTCAAAAATACCGTTACCCTATGACTTATCAGTGGGAACTTCCTGTAAAGGCTGTTTTGGATGCACTTGGGTTGAATGGTATTACACTTATTGGTCTTTCTTTAGGAGGATATCTTGCTCCAAGAGCTGCAGTGAATGAACCGAGAATAAAAAGGGTCATTGCTTGGGGGACTATGTATGATTTCTATAAAGTAGTTTCTTCGAGAAGAGGATTGGGTCTGGAACTATTTATAAATGTAATGACAGCACTCAGGATGTCAACGGTGTTTAATTTTATTGTGGGAATGAAAATGAAAAAAGATGCTTATACATATTGGGGGATAGACCATGGTATGCATGTTATGGGGGTAAACAGTCCATATAAATATTTTAGAAAATTGAGACTGTTTAATACTAAAAAAATATCACACGAAATTAAGCAGGACTTTTTATTGCTTGCTGGTTCTCAAGATCATTTCTGTGATATAAAACATTTTTACAAACAATCAGAGAAATTGACGAATGTCAGAACCTTTACCGGAAGAATATTTACAGCCTCCGAACATGCTGAAAATCATTGTCAGTTTGGAAATTTGCAATTGGTATTAGATGTGATGATAAGATGGATTGAAGGAATATGA
- a CDS encoding type I restriction enzyme endonuclease domain-containing protein, which produces MKEKKFSSHFDLDTNAEVIEELIRMAKNIKKMHEEEQELGLNKDEIAFYYALSKYEVAREFLIISNQ; this is translated from the coding sequence TTGAAAGAAAAGAAATTCAGTTCCCATTTTGATCTGGATACTAATGCCGAGGTAATAGAGGAACTTATTCGAATGGCAAAAAATATAAAAAAGATGCACGAAGAGGAGCAGGAACTGGGACTTAATAAGGATGAAATAGCCTTCTATTATGCCTTGTCAAAGTATGAGGTCGCAAGGGAATTTTTAATAATCTCCAACCAGTAG
- a CDS encoding sigma-70 family RNA polymerase sigma factor, translating to MDCKLVFTDKYILDILDKYSDIVFRTAFMYLKNRPDAEDATQEIFIKLFRINPSFSSDNHIKSWLITVTSNHCKDMLKSIWRKKVSLLDEISLPIQDDYKREVVNQVLSLPVKYRNVIYLYYYEGYSSSEIAALLSEKEPTIRIRLKRGREILKTKLTGGFDDEEE from the coding sequence ATGGATTGTAAATTGGTTTTTACAGATAAGTATATTTTAGACATTCTTGATAAATATTCTGACATTGTATTTAGGACCGCATTTATGTATCTAAAGAACCGGCCTGATGCTGAAGATGCAACTCAAGAGATATTTATAAAGCTTTTTAGGATAAATCCCTCTTTTAGTAGTGATAATCACATTAAATCATGGTTAATTACTGTAACTTCAAATCATTGTAAAGATATGTTAAAAAGTATTTGGCGTAAAAAGGTTTCACTGCTTGATGAAATATCTCTGCCAATACAGGATGATTACAAGCGGGAAGTAGTAAACCAGGTTTTAAGCCTTCCTGTAAAGTACAGAAATGTTATTTACCTGTATTACTATGAAGGTTATTCTTCATCGGAGATTGCTGCTTTACTTTCAGAGAAGGAACCTACAATTAGAATACGACTGAAGCGTGGGCGGGAAATTCTTAAAACAAAATTGACAGGGGGCTTTGACGATGAAGAAGAATGA
- a CDS encoding phosphoribosylaminoimidazolecarboxamide formyltransferase, giving the protein MKEYELKYGCNPNQKPAKVFTQEGELPIKILNGRPGYINLLDALNAWQLVKELKQATGLPAATSFKHVSPAGAAVGIPLSDVERQIYWIADDMKLSPLANAYARARGADRMSSYGDFIALSDVCDIATAKIIQNEFSDGIIAPSYDPEALEILTAKKKGAYCIIQIETDYIPTPVERKNVFGITFEQGRNEVVINDELFENIVTYNKNLSEQAKLDLTIAMVTLKYTQSNSVCYAKGGQAIGIGAGQQSRIHCTRLAGQKADNWFLRQHPKVLNLSFKEQIKRADRDNSIDIYISDDYMDILADGIWESVFTTKPEIFTREERKVWLEHMTDVSLASDAYFPFGDNIIRAHKSGVKYIAQPGGSIRDDNVIETCDKYNMVMCFTGIRLFHH; this is encoded by the coding sequence ATGAAAGAATATGAATTAAAGTACGGATGTAATCCAAACCAAAAACCTGCTAAGGTTTTTACTCAAGAAGGTGAACTTCCAATTAAAATCTTAAATGGAAGACCAGGATATATCAATTTGCTCGATGCATTGAATGCCTGGCAGTTGGTAAAGGAATTAAAACAAGCAACAGGACTTCCAGCCGCAACATCATTTAAGCATGTTTCGCCCGCTGGTGCTGCCGTTGGGATTCCTCTATCTGATGTAGAACGACAAATTTACTGGATAGCTGATGATATGAAATTATCGCCACTGGCAAATGCATATGCTCGTGCAAGAGGTGCGGACAGAATGTCTTCCTATGGAGATTTTATTGCACTGTCTGATGTCTGTGATATTGCTACAGCTAAAATAATTCAAAATGAATTTTCTGATGGTATTATTGCACCTTCTTACGATCCGGAAGCACTTGAAATTTTAACTGCAAAGAAAAAAGGAGCATACTGCATTATTCAAATTGAAACGGATTATATTCCGACTCCTGTTGAGAGAAAAAATGTGTTTGGTATAACCTTTGAGCAGGGAAGAAATGAAGTTGTTATCAATGATGAATTATTTGAAAATATTGTTACATACAACAAAAACCTATCAGAACAAGCGAAATTGGATCTTACAATTGCTATGGTAACCTTGAAATATACTCAGTCAAACTCTGTTTGTTATGCAAAAGGTGGGCAGGCAATTGGAATTGGTGCAGGACAGCAGTCTAGAATCCATTGTACAAGACTGGCAGGACAGAAAGCGGATAACTGGTTTTTACGTCAGCATCCCAAAGTATTAAATCTTTCTTTTAAAGAACAAATCAAAAGAGCTGACAGGGATAATAGTATAGACATATATATTAGCGATGATTACATGGATATATTAGCTGATGGCATTTGGGAGAGCGTATTTACAACAAAGCCGGAGATATTTACAAGGGAAGAAAGAAAAGTATGGTTAGAGCATATGACAGATGTTTCATTAGCTTCGGATGCCTACTTCCCTTTTGGCGATAATATCATACGTGCACATAAAAGTGGTGTAAAATATATCGCACAACCGGGCGGGTCGATCAGAGATGATAACGTTATTGAGACCTGTGACAAATATAATATGGTAATGTGTTTTACAGGAATTCGGTTATTCCATCATTGA
- a CDS encoding ABC transporter permease → MLWKNFLRELISTTSRLISVIIITAVAVLMLVGLNSLTYNLTNTLKDYYDNQNVADFWITGMGLNKTDCQKICKLDGVDDIQPRIVLDAESRYNSDITLQIFAVPDEININIPYIVKGTFPKDNRSIMISSEFAKKQGLKIGDNYEFRITGTNCTYKMTICALIKDPECTFHINSSTLIPDYSKYGFAYINEECVNAIYGNNIYNQICITLKSNADESSVKNNINKILGTRVINMLSLNDNINAYRLYKLIESLKLILMVFPFMFFLIAALIMFSTMSRLIENARNSIGTFKALGYYDRTILMYYLSYAIIVVALGYMIGILPSKWPFTDFLVKFFVLTIDMPAYTLSLSPIALVASLLITAVACLGTAYYITSKVLAESPSQCMRPKPPKKVKKILPERIPFLWKRIGFNAKYILRNMFRNKGRMAICIVGISGCMTLILTAFIIFGSIQNYVFLMEEKQHKYDMVVYLKNDITPTQYKRFSALKNVTDTQYEMKTGVKIYSSENVEISYLTVTEDILSLKNIDVYDYVNINMPQEGIIIDKTIADKLNVIKGENVKIKFVGDNKYYDVPIAKIKNGIDGAYISKTAWRNIGKNYTPTSVYLNTSDKKALGELFDNYEFVSSYSEKEEVTQAISDQMSSMVSIVFVLILFGGLLAVVVLYNLGTMSFFEQIRNLATLMVLGFYDNETKKLLLTENIVFSFAGSIFGIPLGIKLSDVIISSINSPHIELKVKFVYIIISVLFTLLFAVLVNKILAKKMKTIDMLGALKSIE, encoded by the coding sequence ATGCTTTGGAAAAATTTTTTACGAGAACTTATATCAACCACATCGAGACTCATCTCTGTAATTATAATTACTGCCGTTGCGGTACTGATGTTGGTAGGCCTTAACAGTCTCACCTACAACCTAACCAATACTCTTAAAGATTATTATGATAACCAGAATGTTGCTGATTTCTGGATTACCGGAATGGGCCTTAACAAAACTGACTGTCAGAAAATTTGTAAGCTTGATGGCGTTGATGACATTCAACCGAGAATTGTTTTAGATGCCGAAAGTAGATATAACAGTGATATTACACTTCAGATATTTGCAGTGCCTGATGAAATAAACATAAATATACCTTATATTGTTAAAGGAACTTTCCCAAAAGACAACAGAAGCATTATGATAAGCTCTGAATTTGCAAAAAAGCAGGGGCTTAAAATCGGCGATAATTATGAATTCAGAATAACAGGTACTAATTGTACATACAAAATGACAATTTGCGCACTGATAAAAGACCCTGAATGCACATTTCATATCAACAGCTCAACACTTATACCTGACTATAGCAAATACGGATTCGCATATATCAATGAAGAATGTGTAAACGCCATATATGGTAATAACATATATAATCAGATTTGCATTACACTCAAAAGTAATGCAGACGAATCAAGTGTTAAAAACAACATAAACAAAATATTAGGCACACGTGTTATAAATATGCTGTCACTCAATGATAATATCAACGCTTACAGACTTTACAAACTTATTGAAAGCCTAAAATTAATTCTTATGGTATTTCCGTTTATGTTTTTTCTTATTGCAGCACTTATTATGTTTAGTACAATGAGCCGCCTTATAGAAAATGCAAGGAATTCCATTGGTACCTTTAAAGCACTTGGATACTACGATCGGACAATTCTCATGTATTATCTGTCATATGCAATCATAGTTGTTGCACTTGGATACATGATTGGCATTCTGCCGTCAAAATGGCCCTTTACGGATTTTCTTGTAAAGTTTTTTGTATTAACTATTGATATGCCTGCATATACTTTGTCATTGTCACCGATAGCTTTGGTTGCCTCGCTTCTAATAACTGCTGTTGCATGCCTTGGTACTGCTTATTACATAACTTCAAAAGTTCTGGCAGAATCTCCTTCACAATGTATGAGGCCAAAGCCTCCGAAAAAAGTTAAAAAAATTCTGCCGGAAAGAATTCCTTTTCTTTGGAAGCGGATAGGCTTCAATGCAAAATATATTCTTCGAAATATGTTCCGCAATAAAGGAAGAATGGCAATCTGTATTGTAGGTATCTCAGGCTGTATGACGCTGATTCTCACTGCCTTTATTATTTTCGGCTCTATACAAAATTATGTTTTTCTAATGGAGGAAAAACAACATAAATACGATATGGTTGTATATCTTAAAAATGATATTACTCCAACACAATATAAAAGATTCTCTGCTCTAAAGAATGTTACTGATACCCAATATGAAATGAAGACCGGTGTTAAAATTTATTCATCAGAAAATGTTGAAATCTCTTATCTTACAGTAACAGAGGATATACTATCACTTAAAAATATTGACGTCTATGATTACGTCAATATCAATATGCCTCAGGAAGGCATTATTATAGACAAAACAATTGCCGATAAGCTTAATGTGATTAAAGGGGAAAACGTAAAAATAAAGTTTGTCGGAGATAATAAATATTATGATGTTCCGATAGCAAAAATTAAAAATGGAATTGACGGTGCTTATATTTCAAAGACAGCATGGAGAAATATAGGCAAGAATTACACTCCTACATCTGTTTACCTGAATACATCAGATAAAAAAGCACTGGGTGAATTGTTTGATAATTATGAATTTGTTTCATCCTACTCAGAAAAGGAAGAGGTTACACAAGCTATCAGTGATCAGATGTCCTCGATGGTATCAATTGTTTTCGTACTTATACTATTTGGGGGGCTGTTGGCGGTTGTTGTGCTTTATAATCTTGGCACAATGAGCTTTTTTGAACAGATAAGAAACCTTGCAACCCTTATGGTTCTGGGTTTTTATGATAACGAAACAAAAAAGCTGCTGTTAACTGAAAACATTGTATTCTCATTTGCAGGATCAATATTCGGTATTCCGCTGGGTATAAAGCTTTCAGATGTAATTATTTCGTCGATTAATTCACCCCATATCGAATTGAAAGTTAAATTTGTATACATTATAATATCAGTATTGTTTACTCTTTTGTTTGCAGTTTTGGTAAATAAGATACTTGCTAAAAAGATGAAAACGATTGATATGCTTGGGGCATTAAAAAGCATTGAATAA
- a CDS encoding ABC transporter ATP-binding protein → MGLAIEINDMVRQYIMGETKITAVDHISFSIPQSAYTIILGASGAGKSTVLNILGGMDSPSSGNVKVMGKEISSYNKNQLAKYRRDMIGFVFQFYNLMPNLSVLENVELASQICKNPLDAKEVLSMVGLSERLNNFPSQLSGGEQQRVAIARALAKNPDVLLCDEPTGALDYKTGKSVLALLYEICKTSGKNVIVVTHNGALAPTADVLIHMKNGQIEDYRTNDHPVPVQELEW, encoded by the coding sequence ATGGGATTAGCGATTGAAATAAATGATATGGTTCGCCAATATATAATGGGTGAAACAAAAATTACAGCTGTTGACCACATCAGTTTCAGTATTCCGCAAAGTGCTTACACAATAATACTCGGAGCAAGCGGTGCCGGGAAATCAACTGTTCTTAATATTCTTGGAGGAATGGATTCTCCTTCTTCCGGAAATGTAAAAGTCATGGGTAAAGAAATATCATCATATAACAAAAATCAGTTGGCTAAATACAGGCGTGATATGATAGGCTTTGTATTTCAGTTTTATAATCTGATGCCTAATCTGTCGGTACTTGAAAATGTAGAGCTTGCAAGCCAGATATGTAAAAATCCATTAGATGCCAAAGAGGTCCTCTCTATGGTAGGTCTTTCGGAACGTCTTAATAATTTTCCGTCTCAGCTGTCGGGAGGCGAGCAGCAGAGAGTTGCAATTGCAAGGGCTTTGGCAAAAAATCCGGATGTTCTTTTATGTGATGAACCTACAGGTGCTCTTGATTATAAAACGGGCAAATCAGTTCTGGCACTTCTTTATGAGATTTGTAAAACAAGCGGAAAGAATGTAATTGTTGTAACACATAACGGGGCGCTGGCTCCAACAGCAGATGTGCTTATTCATATGAAGAATGGCCAGATTGAGGATTATCGGACAAACGATCATCCGGTTCCCGTACAGGAACTGGAGTGGTAA
- a CDS encoding SEC-C metal-binding domain-containing protein, with protein MYIDGFGEIDEDLSEEEIIEIKGLIAENERLEKESEELVKKINELKPQIHALAKELNIGRNDPCLCGSGKKYKKCCGK; from the coding sequence ATGTATATTGATGGTTTTGGCGAAATAGATGAAGATTTATCAGAAGAAGAGATTATTGAAATAAAAGGGCTAATAGCAGAAAATGAACGCCTTGAGAAAGAATCGGAGGAGTTAGTAAAAAAGATTAATGAATTAAAACCCCAGATACATGCATTAGCTAAAGAATTGAATATTGGAAGAAATGATCCATGTCTCTGCGGAAGTGGCAAGAAATATAAGAAGTGCTGTGGCAAATAA
- a CDS encoding MarR family winged helix-turn-helix transcriptional regulator translates to MNNNEYLIVLELRNQIAKLVNQYNKLEKMPFDTGLGDFLYPSELNMIEAIQSGKGKTVTELCEHFGITKGAVSQTISKLIKRGYVSKERSIHNRKEVLIELTEKGKTAFDRHEEFHRQMDESMTQLLQGIQKEKIDNFKQMLDLVINHIDKYSNLKDKRI, encoded by the coding sequence ATGAATAATAATGAATATTTAATTGTTTTAGAACTTAGAAACCAAATTGCGAAGTTGGTTAATCAATACAACAAACTCGAAAAGATGCCTTTTGACACAGGATTGGGCGATTTCTTGTATCCCTCAGAGCTTAATATGATCGAAGCTATCCAATCTGGAAAGGGAAAAACCGTTACTGAGTTGTGTGAACACTTTGGAATAACTAAAGGAGCTGTATCCCAGACTATTTCAAAACTAATCAAAAGAGGTTATGTTAGTAAGGAAAGGAGTATACATAACAGGAAAGAAGTTTTGATAGAGTTGACTGAGAAGGGGAAAACTGCTTTCGATAGACATGAGGAGTTTCACAGGCAAATGGATGAGTCTATGACACAATTACTGCAAGGAATCCAAAAAGAAAAAATCGACAATTTCAAGCAGATGCTGGATTTAGTTATTAACCATATAGATAAGTATAGTAATCTCAAAGATAAACGTATTTAA